A window from Toxoplasma gondii ME49 chromosome IX, whole genome shotgun sequence encodes these proteins:
- a CDS encoding tetratricopeptide repeat-containing protein (encoded by transcript TGME49_305150), with protein sequence MDPQEHRNSSLTWSFQVKKIKNLPKEVPTQVEISGSHVLDGLCNKQMVFKIFDATPELKGRYVIGKAEVDATALIHESTELETEILFALENDYFALLGLSDEEVKETVSAEISITASASLGPPEDRGDWNMFSVKVEEVSNLPSSLAYFGLNASQDAECHPFNYSIHVLGAKIGGGSLMFPSVAVSEKTEKTEKSSLLGKNEKVGRTSKGMEVLEKKAGKKLPETRTKSSNEATSEGSDALSEGGAGAQSPAVSWGRNSERRFYRGRQFLSELLYTVDSVGGLWAYFLPRLKRERNEEKGKGNAKHGKVAPRGKTANKGDTSQALYDACKHFAGRAWIPLDALRRGDKEIDGSFEVVSFQFSRDGRLPHLASALSSERSANKLESGTPEPPATFADSGTRVKLRIQLRFPLQALEPRCPPLFLPPSLGAEKGESLSFASVSSAALPCARARESEGEETSLRSSSSLWDSLPSKSSLREFEASVKQGVKWIARELSEHVSLEEQRILATAATRKTNKTREKTGVRLNRETPHTEESPDATETVPGKAQSGNGDHREEGESEEEQVRREFLQRLKENGCYDELFQKVKKSVTLVIRDKLRKDVSLATAVMTATRGRTPQTLTEDMLLQKLDKLLSDTFVFLVDTMQQLINHTTTESQNLRELASLHPANALFPGERDGEGQEERLQRLAFESEVVDDVERSVQLHKQLIVLAEKRKDKKIAVLWCSLARMLLRHGEHRVEEAEQALWESIRAQGSAEKASEDTWLMLGSCCLHRKRYKDAEMAFASAVRRCGETEKNAKTPSLSVSPPVEGLSPSLSLSLGGGVGWHSGSAREHESGESRQEKSACSDNASARSSPASTMAPQVLPFFFLSVCHYLAGDTASFEKYLALAFKPAAFFENERDLNAPPDDESEEENPGNEKSGEDTQTSCTNPAWPEGIFDELEEMLPIFPKETFFEPATVDFPILAFLLLLLKFGLPSLCLSFFDRADDFFHSATSQSGLFTFVKAKALFLRKDFVGAARALRELLQSGPRHRQALALLAESYYRLHLVHPAVEFFLKSIDFLDQPRDSVIYLRLGELMLRQKNYEEAHKFYRKSLEYAITSEGWLGVAVSLYRLGNLRGALEAAMASNEQDKDRGETWGYLALCLLSTDRVGEADLCTRFLIKNLRKNSRGGLAALGGATTEQTVRKIDPDLLLADCVEIKYIDWGGGLLVEVADTYLCKKGHYGAQTAKDLAEMALHECPENAAAHKVLSQALAWQGQSEAALGELLSVMRYVVENFKDAFRQKRKCFYDLFYDVEEQHKVVHEEEKRFAEQKLAVQAKLSEAYDQCRNLFPLLSSSEPIQEAARMHKKYLEELSRLSVSSLEPGALTERELESDL encoded by the exons ATGGATCCTCAGGAACACCGAAACTCTTCTCTCACGTGGTCTTTCCAG GTGAAGAAGATCAAGAACCTGCCAAAGGAAGTGCCTACGCAAGTGGAGATCTCCG GTTCGCACGTCCTGGATGGTCTGTGTAACAAGCAGATGGTCTTCAAGATCTTCGATGCGACGCCAGAGTTGAAGGGGAGATACGTCATTGGCAAGGCGGAGGTGGACGCAACAGCCTTGATTCACGAGTCCACGGAACTTGAAACGGAAATCCTCTTTGCTCTGGAAAACGACtacttcgctctcctcggtctgagtgacgaagaagtgaaagaaaccgtctctgcagaaatcTCAATCAcagcgtctgcctctctgggTCCCCCGGAAGATCGGGGGGACTGGAATATGTTCTCGGTCAAG GTGGAAGAAGTATCCAacctgccttcctctctaGCGTATTTCGGTTTGAACGCGTCGCAAGATGCGGAATGTCATCCCTTCAACTATTCG ATCCACGTTTTGGGTGCGAAGATCGGGGGAGGGTCGTTGATGTTTCCGAGCGTCGCTGTTTCCGAGAAGACTGAGAAAACTGAAAAGTCGTCTCTTCTTGGCAAGAATGAGAAGGTGGGCCGAACTTCGAAGGGGATGGAAGTCCTCGAAAAGAAGGCCGGGAAGAAACTCCCCGAGACAAGAACGAAGTCGTCGAACGAAGCGACCTCAGAGGGCTCGGACGCGCTCTCTGAAGGTGGTGCCGGCGCCCAAAGTCCCGCAGTTTCCTGGGGAAGAAACTCGGAAAGACGTTTCTACCGAGGCCGACAGTTCCTCTCCGAGCTCCTCTACACAGTCGACAGCGTCGGCGGACTCTGGGCGTACTTCCTCCCgagactgaagagagaacgaaacgaagaaaaagggaaaggGAATGCCAAACACGGAAAGGTCGCGCCTCGAGGCAAAACGGCCAACAAAG GAGACACTTCTCAGGCCCTCtacgacgcatgcaaacatTTTGCGGGGCGCGCGTGGATCCCGCTGGACGCCCTTCGGCGTGGAGATAAGGAAATTGATGGCTCTTTCGAAGTCGTCTCCTTTCAGTTTTCCAGAGACGGGAGACTCCCCCATCTGGCCTCTGCTCTCAgctcagagagaagcgcaaacAAGCTCGAGAGCGGGACGCCGGAACCTCCGGCAACCTTCGCAGACAGCGGAACGCGCGTCAAACTCCGAATTCAACTTCGATTTC cCTTGCAGGCTCTGGAGCCTCGCTGTCCACCGCTGTTTCTGCCGCCGTCCCTGGgtgcagagaagggagaatctctgtcttttgcttctgtctcttctgctgctttgcCTTGCGctcgcgcgagagagagtgaagggGAGGAAACTTCTCTCAggtcctcgtcttccttgtGGGACTCCCTCCCCTCCAAAAGTTCACTGCGCGAGTTCGAAGCGTCGGTGAAACAAGGTGTGAAGTGGATTGCGAGAGAACTGAGTGAACATGTCTCCCTCGAGGAACAGAGGATTCTCGCAACTGCAGCCACtcgaaaaacgaacaagacaagagagaaaacaggcgTTCGTCTCAACCGAGAGACGCcacacacagaagaaagtcCAGATGCAACTGAAACAGTGCCGGGAAAAGCGCAGtcaggaaacggagaccacagagaagaaggagagagcgaagaagagcaagttCGTCGAGAGTTTCTGCAACGTTTGAAGGAGAACGGCTGCTACGATGAACTGTTTCAGAAAGTCAAGAAATCCGTCACCTTGGTGATTAGAGATAAGTTGAGAAAAGATGTTTCTCTCGCAACAGCAGTGATGACAGCCACTCGAGGACGCACGCCGCAGACACTCACGGAGGACATGCTCCTACAAAAACTCGACAAACTACTCTCAGacactttcgtcttccttgtcGACACAATGCAACAGCTCATCAACCACACCACCAC AGAAAGTCAGAATTTGCGGGaactcgcgtctctgcaccCGGCGAATGCTCTGTTTCCTGGTGAACGTGATGGCGAAGGACAAGAGGAACGTCTTCAGCGCCTGGCGTTCGAGTCCGAAGTGGTTGACGATGTCGAGCGAAGCGTCCAGCTCCACAAACAGCTCATTGTCcttgcagagaaacgcaaagacaagaaaatCGCAGTTCTGTGgtgctctctcgctcgcatGCTTCTCCGTCACGGCGAACACCGCGTtgaggaagcagagcaaGCCCTCTGGGAAAGCATACGCGCTCAAGGGAGTGCAGAGAAA GCCTCAGAAGACACCTGGTTGATGCTAGGAAGTTGCTGTCTCCATCGTAAACGGTACAAGGACGCAGAGATGGCATTTGCATCTGCTGTCCGTCGTTGcggagagactgagaagaacgcgaagacaCCTTCTCTCAGTGTTTCTCCGCCTGTGGAAGGcctttcgccgtctctcagtctctcgcTGGGGGGGGGAGTGGGGTGGCACTCGGGGTCCGCTCGAGAGCACGAGAGTGGCGAGTCGCGGCAGGAgaaaagcgcatgcagcgacaacgcgtctgctcgctcttctccggcCTCTACGATGGCGCCGCAagttctccctttcttcttcctcagtgTCTGTCACTACCTAGCAGGAGACACAGCAAGCTTCGAGAAATATCTGGCGCTCGCGTTCAAGCCGGCGGCCTTCTTCGAGAACGAAAGGGATCTGAACGCCCCGCCGGATGATGAGTCTGAGGAAGAAAATCcaggaaacgagaaatcCGGAGAAGACACGCAGACTTCCTGCACCAATCCCGCCTGGCCTGAAGGAATCTTCGATGAGCTCGAGGAAATG CTTCCGATATTCCCGAAAGAGACGTTTTTTGAACCGGCAACGGTGGACTTTCCAATTTTGGcgtttctgctgctgctgctgaaaTTCGGACTGCCgagtttgtgtctctccttcttcgaccGAGCTGACGACTTCTTCCACAGTGCAACCTCCCAAAGTGGACTCTTCACTTTCGTCAAAGCCAAGGCTCTCTTCTTGAGAAAAG ATTTTGTGGGGGCTGCCAGGGCTCTGCGCGAGCTTCTTCAGTCAGGCCCTCGGCACCGACAAGCTCTCGCTTTGTTGGCTGAGTCTTATTACCGCCTACACTTAGTTCACCCCGCTGTTGAGTTTTTTCTGAAAAGCATCGATTTCCTTGACCAACCTCGAGACTCGGTCATCTACCTTCGTCTTGGAGAACTCATGCTTCGACAAAA GAACTACGAGGAGGCTCACAAGTTTTACAGGAAATCCCTTGAGTATGCGATCACGTCAGAGGGTTGGCTGGGCGTTGCTGTGTCGCTGTATCGCCTTGGAAATCTTCGGGGAGCTTTAGAAGCTGCAATGGCATCGAATGAACAAGATAAAGACAGGGGGGAAACTTGGGGGTACCttgccctctgtctcctctcgacaGACAGAGTTGGCGAGGCAGACCTGTGCACGCGTTTCCTGATCAAAAATTTGAGAAAAAATTCTCGAGGAGGCTTGGCAGCCCTCGGCGGAGCAACTACGGAGCAAACTGTCAGAAAAATCGATCCAGATCTTCTTTTGGCGGACTGCGTCGAAATAAAGTACATCGACTGGGGAGGAGGCCTTCTTGTAGAGGTCGCCGACACCTACCTTTGCAAAAAAGGTCACTACGGAGCACAGACAGCCAAGGATCTCGCTGAAATGGCTCTACACGAATGTCCCG AGAACGCTGCAGCACACAAGGTCCTCTCACAGGCTCTGGCGTGGCAGGGGCAGAGCGAAGCTGCTCTGGGCGAGTTGCTGAGTGTAATGCGGTACGTGGTGGAGAACTTCAAAGATGCATTCCGACAAAAACGAAAGTGTTTCTATGATTTGTTTTACGACGTGGAGGAGCAGCACAAGGTTGtacacgaagaagagaaacggttTGCTGAGCAGAAGCTCGCGGTGCAGGCAAAACTCTCAGAGGCATACGACCAATGCCGGAACCTTTTCCCTCTGCTAAGTTCCTCGGAACCAATTCAGGAGgctgcgcgcatgcataAAAAGTACCTTGAAGAACTTTCTCGattgtctgtctcttcactcGAACCCGGTGCACTTACTGAACGGGAACTGGAGTCTGATTTGTaa